The Bombus terrestris chromosome 4, iyBomTerr1.2, whole genome shotgun sequence genome has a window encoding:
- the LOC100651034 gene encoding lysosomal alpha-mannosidase isoform X1, with amino-acid sequence MSWSVFLLLLISLLLLSVHSDAARIPRTVTETCGYEACPVADPKKLNIHLVAHTHDDVGWLKTVDQYYFGSNSRTQKAGVQYILDSVIQALLANPERKFIYVETSFLWKWWLRQNDKVKEDVRNLINQGRLEIIGGGWSMNDEAVTHYHSLVDQYTWGFRRLNDTFGRCATPRIGWQIDPFGHSREQASLFAQLGFDGMFFGRLDYQDKNKRLKDRTMEFIWKGSPNLGARADLFTVALYNTYSPPPGFCYDILCNDEPINDDPNSPDYNVKERVEQLVRYAHRQATSYNTNNVIFTMGEDFNYQHAEMWFTNLDRLIRYVKEEKGSEVNIFYSTPSCYLKAVHDAKLQWSTKSDDFFPYASDPHSYWTGYFSSRPAIKFFERMGNNLLQISKQLSVLTSLEGYEKQLEHFREAMGVMQHHDAVTGTEKQLVAYDYARILYDGMQQGTNIAADAIRKWRSSGNSNFAPERMHTCMQLNISTCLYTEDKDFVLAIYNPLSQKVVSPIRVPVQNGEYNVIDLTDGNELTSQIVPIPNSVREIPGRKSTSTHELVFLASLPPLGYKTYTVKRSSENISPQVATANSIGNEFYNISVDEYGQVVVQWEKQKDMELTQSFHYYDAMVGNNEVSVNRSSGAYIFRPKNATARNFMKSASYEVHTGPLVEEIHQCVTDWICQVIRVYSGMEYVEFNWLVGPIPVKDNIGKEVVTRYYSNLNSSGEFYTDSNGREMLKRKRNYRPTWNLELEEPVSGNYYPVTSKISLKDDEKLLKLSLLTDRAEGGTSMRDGEIEMMIHRRLLKDDAFGVGEALDEIAFGEGLVVRGSHYIIGGSIQNLDELAVKEKTLARQLLLRPWTFIQSIEKSSSAPTPYVPNSQGSGLAKSLPQNVQILTLEPWKNGSVLLRLEHIFELGETARLSKPVEVNIQDLFTTFTIVSIKETTLGGNQWINDVNRLKWEPETNDVLQTEEHFSHPVEIKEGVINVLLQPFEIRTFIVEIAPRYL; translated from the exons GCGTGTCCTGTGGCAGAtccaaagaaattaaatattcatctGGTTGCTCATACTCATGACGACGTTGGTTGGTTGAAAACAGTCGATCAGTATTACTTTGGAA GTAACTCAAGAACTCAGAAAGCAGGAGTACAGTATATTCTAGACAGCGTTATTCAAGCGTTGCTGGCTAATCCCGAAAGAAA GTTTATTTATGTGGAGACTTCTTTCTTGTGGAAATGGTGGTTGCGTCAAAACGACAAGGTGAAAGAAGATGTGCGAAATTTAATCAATCAAGGCAGATTAGAGATTATCGGTGGTGGATGGAGCATGAACGACGAGGCAGTCACTCACTATCACTCCCTCGTCGACCAATATACTTGGGGTTTCAG ACGTCTTAACGATACCTTTGGAAGATGTGCCACGCCACGTATAGGATGGCAGATAGATCCTTTCGGCCATTCCAGAGAACAAGCATCTTTATTCGCCCAACTGGGATTCGATGGGATGTTCTTCGGTCGTCTCGATTATCAAGACAAGAACAAACGACTCAAGGACAGGACGATGGAATTCATTTGGAAAGGAAGTCCAAATCTAG GAGCTCGTGCAGACTTGTTCACGGTTGCGTTGTACAACACGTATTCTCCACCACCTGGTTTTTGTTACGATATTTTGTGCAACGACGAACCAATAAACGATGATCCTAATAGTCCGGATTACAACGTCAAAGAGAGG GTCGAACAATTAGTGCGTTACGCGCATCGCCAAGCAACTTCCTACAACactaataacgttatctttACGATGGGCGAAGATTTTAATTATCAACACGCTGAAATGTGGTTCACTAATTTGGATAGGTTGATCAG ATAcgtaaaggaagaaaaaggatccgaagtgaatatattttattcgacgCCATCGTGTTATTTGAAAGCGGTACACGATGCAAAACTTCAGTGGTCGACGAAAAGCGATGACTTCTTCCCTTACGCTAGTGATCCGCATTCATATTGGACCGGTTACTTCTCCTCCAGACCGGCGATTAAATTCTTCGAAAGAATGGGAAACAATCTGTTGCAG ATATCCAAACAGTTATCCGTATTGACAAGTTTGGAGGGTTACGAAAAGCAATTGGAACATTTTAGAGAAGCTATGGGTGTAATGCAACATCATGATGCCGTTACTGGAACCGAAAAACAACTAGTTGCTTACGATTATGCGCGTATATTGTACGATGGTATGCAACAAGGAACGAACATTGCTGCTGACGCCATAAG AAAATGGAGATCAAGCggaaattcaaattttgcaCCAGAACGAATGCACACGTGCATGCAATTGAATATTAGTACGTGCTTGTACACAGAAGACAAAGACTTCGTCCTAGCAATTTACAATCCCTTGAGCCAGAAAGTGGTATCACCGATCCGTGTTCCCGTTCAGAATGGCGAATACAACGTCATCGATCTTACAG aTGGAAACGAACTTACTTCGCAAATAGTTCCTATCCCTAATTCTGTACGTGAAATACCGGGAAGGAAAAGTACTTCAACGCACGAGCTCGTATTCCTTGCATCGTTACCACCTTTGGGCTATAAGACCTACACGGTCAAAAGAAGTTCAGAAAATATAAGTCCACAAGTGGCCACAGCAAACTCTATTGGTAACGAG TTTTATAACATATCCGTCGATGAGTATGGCCAGGTTGTGGTACAGtgggaaaaacaaaaagatatgGAACTGACTCAATCAtttcattattacgatgcaatgGTAGGAAATAACGAGGTATCTGTAAATAGATCTTCGGGCGCATACATATTCAGACCAAAGAACGCAACCGCTAGAAATTTCATGAAATCTGCTTCTTACGAAGTACACACAG GTCCATTAGTGGAAGAAATTCATCAGTGTGTCACTGATTGGATATGTCAGGTAATCCGAGTTTATAGTGGAATGGAATACGTTGAATTTAACTGGCTCGTTGGACCAATACCTGTTAA GGATAACATCGGCAAAGAGGTAGTAACGAGATATTACAGTAACTTAAATTCTTCCGGAGAATTTTATACCGACAGTAATGGTCGCGAAATGTTGAAACGGAAGAGAAATTACCGGCCAACGTGGAATCTGGAACTAGAAGAGCCAGTATCTGGCAATTATTATCCCGTTACCTCGAAAATTTCCTTGAAGGATGATGAGAAACTTCTCAAACTTAGCTTACTAACAGATCGTGCAGAAGGTGGAACTAGTATGAGGGATGGAGAAATCGAAATGATG ATTCATAGAAGACTTTTAAAAGACGACGCATTCGGTGTAGGAGAAGCTCTCGATGAAATTGCATTTGGTGAAGGTTTGGTAGTCAGAGGTTCCCATTACATTATCGGAGGTAGCATACAAAATCTAGACGAACTTGCAGTGAAAGAGAAAACTCTGGCGCGTCAATTATTGCTTCGTCCATGGACCTTTATTCAATCTATCGAAAAAAGTTCTTCAGCACCCACGCCATATGTACCTAACTCCCAA gGTTCAGGTCTTGCCAAATCATTACCACAAAATGTCCAGATATTAACTTTGGAACCATGGAAAAACGGCTCTGTTTTACTGAGGTTGGAACACATTTTCGAATTAGGCGAAACTGCCAGATTATCGAAGCCTGTGGAAGTTAATATTCAg GATCTATTTACAACTTTCACGATTGTATCCATCAAGGAGACTACATTAGGTGGTAATCAATGGATCAATGATGTGAATCGTTTAAAATGGGAACCCGAAACAAACGATGTTCTCCAAACGGAAGAACACTTTTCTCATCCTGTTGAAATTAAAGAAGGTGTGATAAATGTACTTTTACAACCATTTGAGATACGAACATTTATCGTTGAAATAGCACCACGGTatctataa
- the LOC100651034 gene encoding lysosomal alpha-mannosidase isoform X3, with amino-acid sequence MNDEAVTHYHSLVDQYTWGFRRLNDTFGRCATPRIGWQIDPFGHSREQASLFAQLGFDGMFFGRLDYQDKNKRLKDRTMEFIWKGSPNLGARADLFTVALYNTYSPPPGFCYDILCNDEPINDDPNSPDYNVKERVEQLVRYAHRQATSYNTNNVIFTMGEDFNYQHAEMWFTNLDRLIRYVKEEKGSEVNIFYSTPSCYLKAVHDAKLQWSTKSDDFFPYASDPHSYWTGYFSSRPAIKFFERMGNNLLQISKQLSVLTSLEGYEKQLEHFREAMGVMQHHDAVTGTEKQLVAYDYARILYDGMQQGTNIAADAIRKWRSSGNSNFAPERMHTCMQLNISTCLYTEDKDFVLAIYNPLSQKVVSPIRVPVQNGEYNVIDLTDGNELTSQIVPIPNSVREIPGRKSTSTHELVFLASLPPLGYKTYTVKRSSENISPQVATANSIGNEFYNISVDEYGQVVVQWEKQKDMELTQSFHYYDAMVGNNEVSVNRSSGAYIFRPKNATARNFMKSASYEVHTGPLVEEIHQCVTDWICQVIRVYSGMEYVEFNWLVGPIPVKDNIGKEVVTRYYSNLNSSGEFYTDSNGREMLKRKRNYRPTWNLELEEPVSGNYYPVTSKISLKDDEKLLKLSLLTDRAEGGTSMRDGEIEMMIHRRLLKDDAFGVGEALDEIAFGEGLVVRGSHYIIGGSIQNLDELAVKEKTLARQLLLRPWTFIQSIEKSSSAPTPYVPNSQGSGLAKSLPQNVQILTLEPWKNGSVLLRLEHIFELGETARLSKPVEVNIQDLFTTFTIVSIKETTLGGNQWINDVNRLKWEPETNDVLQTEEHFSHPVEIKEGVINVLLQPFEIRTFIVEIAPRYL; translated from the exons ATGAACGACGAGGCAGTCACTCACTATCACTCCCTCGTCGACCAATATACTTGGGGTTTCAG ACGTCTTAACGATACCTTTGGAAGATGTGCCACGCCACGTATAGGATGGCAGATAGATCCTTTCGGCCATTCCAGAGAACAAGCATCTTTATTCGCCCAACTGGGATTCGATGGGATGTTCTTCGGTCGTCTCGATTATCAAGACAAGAACAAACGACTCAAGGACAGGACGATGGAATTCATTTGGAAAGGAAGTCCAAATCTAG GAGCTCGTGCAGACTTGTTCACGGTTGCGTTGTACAACACGTATTCTCCACCACCTGGTTTTTGTTACGATATTTTGTGCAACGACGAACCAATAAACGATGATCCTAATAGTCCGGATTACAACGTCAAAGAGAGG GTCGAACAATTAGTGCGTTACGCGCATCGCCAAGCAACTTCCTACAACactaataacgttatctttACGATGGGCGAAGATTTTAATTATCAACACGCTGAAATGTGGTTCACTAATTTGGATAGGTTGATCAG ATAcgtaaaggaagaaaaaggatccgaagtgaatatattttattcgacgCCATCGTGTTATTTGAAAGCGGTACACGATGCAAAACTTCAGTGGTCGACGAAAAGCGATGACTTCTTCCCTTACGCTAGTGATCCGCATTCATATTGGACCGGTTACTTCTCCTCCAGACCGGCGATTAAATTCTTCGAAAGAATGGGAAACAATCTGTTGCAG ATATCCAAACAGTTATCCGTATTGACAAGTTTGGAGGGTTACGAAAAGCAATTGGAACATTTTAGAGAAGCTATGGGTGTAATGCAACATCATGATGCCGTTACTGGAACCGAAAAACAACTAGTTGCTTACGATTATGCGCGTATATTGTACGATGGTATGCAACAAGGAACGAACATTGCTGCTGACGCCATAAG AAAATGGAGATCAAGCggaaattcaaattttgcaCCAGAACGAATGCACACGTGCATGCAATTGAATATTAGTACGTGCTTGTACACAGAAGACAAAGACTTCGTCCTAGCAATTTACAATCCCTTGAGCCAGAAAGTGGTATCACCGATCCGTGTTCCCGTTCAGAATGGCGAATACAACGTCATCGATCTTACAG aTGGAAACGAACTTACTTCGCAAATAGTTCCTATCCCTAATTCTGTACGTGAAATACCGGGAAGGAAAAGTACTTCAACGCACGAGCTCGTATTCCTTGCATCGTTACCACCTTTGGGCTATAAGACCTACACGGTCAAAAGAAGTTCAGAAAATATAAGTCCACAAGTGGCCACAGCAAACTCTATTGGTAACGAG TTTTATAACATATCCGTCGATGAGTATGGCCAGGTTGTGGTACAGtgggaaaaacaaaaagatatgGAACTGACTCAATCAtttcattattacgatgcaatgGTAGGAAATAACGAGGTATCTGTAAATAGATCTTCGGGCGCATACATATTCAGACCAAAGAACGCAACCGCTAGAAATTTCATGAAATCTGCTTCTTACGAAGTACACACAG GTCCATTAGTGGAAGAAATTCATCAGTGTGTCACTGATTGGATATGTCAGGTAATCCGAGTTTATAGTGGAATGGAATACGTTGAATTTAACTGGCTCGTTGGACCAATACCTGTTAA GGATAACATCGGCAAAGAGGTAGTAACGAGATATTACAGTAACTTAAATTCTTCCGGAGAATTTTATACCGACAGTAATGGTCGCGAAATGTTGAAACGGAAGAGAAATTACCGGCCAACGTGGAATCTGGAACTAGAAGAGCCAGTATCTGGCAATTATTATCCCGTTACCTCGAAAATTTCCTTGAAGGATGATGAGAAACTTCTCAAACTTAGCTTACTAACAGATCGTGCAGAAGGTGGAACTAGTATGAGGGATGGAGAAATCGAAATGATG ATTCATAGAAGACTTTTAAAAGACGACGCATTCGGTGTAGGAGAAGCTCTCGATGAAATTGCATTTGGTGAAGGTTTGGTAGTCAGAGGTTCCCATTACATTATCGGAGGTAGCATACAAAATCTAGACGAACTTGCAGTGAAAGAGAAAACTCTGGCGCGTCAATTATTGCTTCGTCCATGGACCTTTATTCAATCTATCGAAAAAAGTTCTTCAGCACCCACGCCATATGTACCTAACTCCCAA gGTTCAGGTCTTGCCAAATCATTACCACAAAATGTCCAGATATTAACTTTGGAACCATGGAAAAACGGCTCTGTTTTACTGAGGTTGGAACACATTTTCGAATTAGGCGAAACTGCCAGATTATCGAAGCCTGTGGAAGTTAATATTCAg GATCTATTTACAACTTTCACGATTGTATCCATCAAGGAGACTACATTAGGTGGTAATCAATGGATCAATGATGTGAATCGTTTAAAATGGGAACCCGAAACAAACGATGTTCTCCAAACGGAAGAACACTTTTCTCATCCTGTTGAAATTAAAGAAGGTGTGATAAATGTACTTTTACAACCATTTGAGATACGAACATTTATCGTTGAAATAGCACCACGGTatctataa
- the LOC100651034 gene encoding lysosomal alpha-mannosidase isoform X2 gives MSWSVFLLLLISLLLLSVHSDAARIPRTVTETCGYEACPVADPKKLNIHLVAHTHDDVGWLKTVDQYYFGSNSRTQKAGVQYILDSVIQALLANPERKFIYVETSFLWKWWLRQNDKVKEDVRNLINQGRLEIIGGGWSMNDEAVTHYHSLVDQYTWGFRRLNDTFGRCATPRIGWQIDPFGHSREQASLFAQLGFDGMFFGRLDYQDKNKRLKDRTMEFIWKGSPNLGARADLFTVALYNTYSPPPGFCYDILCNDEPINDDPNSPDYNVKERIDIFLQYVARQAEVYRTNNVVLTMGGDFTYQQAEMYFANMDKLIRYVKEEKGSEVNIFYSTPSCYLKAVHDAKLQWSTKSDDFFPYASDPHSYWTGYFSSRPAIKFFERMGNNLLQISKQLSVLTSLEGYEKQLEHFREAMGVMQHHDAVTGTEKQLVAYDYARILYDGMQQGTNIAADAIRKWRSSGNSNFAPERMHTCMQLNISTCLYTEDKDFVLAIYNPLSQKVVSPIRVPVQNGEYNVIDLTDGNELTSQIVPIPNSVREIPGRKSTSTHELVFLASLPPLGYKTYTVKRSSENISPQVATANSIGNEFYNISVDEYGQVVVQWEKQKDMELTQSFHYYDAMVGNNEVSVNRSSGAYIFRPKNATARNFMKSASYEVHTGPLVEEIHQCVTDWICQVIRVYSGMEYVEFNWLVGPIPVKDNIGKEVVTRYYSNLNSSGEFYTDSNGREMLKRKRNYRPTWNLELEEPVSGNYYPVTSKISLKDDEKLLKLSLLTDRAEGGTSMRDGEIEMMIHRRLLKDDAFGVGEALDEIAFGEGLVVRGSHYIIGGSIQNLDELAVKEKTLARQLLLRPWTFIQSIEKSSSAPTPYVPNSQGSGLAKSLPQNVQILTLEPWKNGSVLLRLEHIFELGETARLSKPVEVNIQDLFTTFTIVSIKETTLGGNQWINDVNRLKWEPETNDVLQTEEHFSHPVEIKEGVINVLLQPFEIRTFIVEIAPRYL, from the exons GCGTGTCCTGTGGCAGAtccaaagaaattaaatattcatctGGTTGCTCATACTCATGACGACGTTGGTTGGTTGAAAACAGTCGATCAGTATTACTTTGGAA GTAACTCAAGAACTCAGAAAGCAGGAGTACAGTATATTCTAGACAGCGTTATTCAAGCGTTGCTGGCTAATCCCGAAAGAAA GTTTATTTATGTGGAGACTTCTTTCTTGTGGAAATGGTGGTTGCGTCAAAACGACAAGGTGAAAGAAGATGTGCGAAATTTAATCAATCAAGGCAGATTAGAGATTATCGGTGGTGGATGGAGCATGAACGACGAGGCAGTCACTCACTATCACTCCCTCGTCGACCAATATACTTGGGGTTTCAG ACGTCTTAACGATACCTTTGGAAGATGTGCCACGCCACGTATAGGATGGCAGATAGATCCTTTCGGCCATTCCAGAGAACAAGCATCTTTATTCGCCCAACTGGGATTCGATGGGATGTTCTTCGGTCGTCTCGATTATCAAGACAAGAACAAACGACTCAAGGACAGGACGATGGAATTCATTTGGAAAGGAAGTCCAAATCTAG GAGCTCGTGCAGACTTGTTCACGGTTGCGTTGTACAACACGTATTCTCCACCACCTGGTTTTTGTTACGATATTTTGTGCAACGACGAACCAATAAACGATGATCCTAATAGTCCGGATTACAACGTCAAAGAGAGG ATcgatatatttttgcaatacGTGGCTCGCCAAGCTGAAGTATATCGTACAAATAACGTCGTATTAACAATGGGCGGAGATTTCACTTATCAGCAAGCGGAGATGTACTTCGCTAATATGGACAAACTAATAAG ATAcgtaaaggaagaaaaaggatccgaagtgaatatattttattcgacgCCATCGTGTTATTTGAAAGCGGTACACGATGCAAAACTTCAGTGGTCGACGAAAAGCGATGACTTCTTCCCTTACGCTAGTGATCCGCATTCATATTGGACCGGTTACTTCTCCTCCAGACCGGCGATTAAATTCTTCGAAAGAATGGGAAACAATCTGTTGCAG ATATCCAAACAGTTATCCGTATTGACAAGTTTGGAGGGTTACGAAAAGCAATTGGAACATTTTAGAGAAGCTATGGGTGTAATGCAACATCATGATGCCGTTACTGGAACCGAAAAACAACTAGTTGCTTACGATTATGCGCGTATATTGTACGATGGTATGCAACAAGGAACGAACATTGCTGCTGACGCCATAAG AAAATGGAGATCAAGCggaaattcaaattttgcaCCAGAACGAATGCACACGTGCATGCAATTGAATATTAGTACGTGCTTGTACACAGAAGACAAAGACTTCGTCCTAGCAATTTACAATCCCTTGAGCCAGAAAGTGGTATCACCGATCCGTGTTCCCGTTCAGAATGGCGAATACAACGTCATCGATCTTACAG aTGGAAACGAACTTACTTCGCAAATAGTTCCTATCCCTAATTCTGTACGTGAAATACCGGGAAGGAAAAGTACTTCAACGCACGAGCTCGTATTCCTTGCATCGTTACCACCTTTGGGCTATAAGACCTACACGGTCAAAAGAAGTTCAGAAAATATAAGTCCACAAGTGGCCACAGCAAACTCTATTGGTAACGAG TTTTATAACATATCCGTCGATGAGTATGGCCAGGTTGTGGTACAGtgggaaaaacaaaaagatatgGAACTGACTCAATCAtttcattattacgatgcaatgGTAGGAAATAACGAGGTATCTGTAAATAGATCTTCGGGCGCATACATATTCAGACCAAAGAACGCAACCGCTAGAAATTTCATGAAATCTGCTTCTTACGAAGTACACACAG GTCCATTAGTGGAAGAAATTCATCAGTGTGTCACTGATTGGATATGTCAGGTAATCCGAGTTTATAGTGGAATGGAATACGTTGAATTTAACTGGCTCGTTGGACCAATACCTGTTAA GGATAACATCGGCAAAGAGGTAGTAACGAGATATTACAGTAACTTAAATTCTTCCGGAGAATTTTATACCGACAGTAATGGTCGCGAAATGTTGAAACGGAAGAGAAATTACCGGCCAACGTGGAATCTGGAACTAGAAGAGCCAGTATCTGGCAATTATTATCCCGTTACCTCGAAAATTTCCTTGAAGGATGATGAGAAACTTCTCAAACTTAGCTTACTAACAGATCGTGCAGAAGGTGGAACTAGTATGAGGGATGGAGAAATCGAAATGATG ATTCATAGAAGACTTTTAAAAGACGACGCATTCGGTGTAGGAGAAGCTCTCGATGAAATTGCATTTGGTGAAGGTTTGGTAGTCAGAGGTTCCCATTACATTATCGGAGGTAGCATACAAAATCTAGACGAACTTGCAGTGAAAGAGAAAACTCTGGCGCGTCAATTATTGCTTCGTCCATGGACCTTTATTCAATCTATCGAAAAAAGTTCTTCAGCACCCACGCCATATGTACCTAACTCCCAA gGTTCAGGTCTTGCCAAATCATTACCACAAAATGTCCAGATATTAACTTTGGAACCATGGAAAAACGGCTCTGTTTTACTGAGGTTGGAACACATTTTCGAATTAGGCGAAACTGCCAGATTATCGAAGCCTGTGGAAGTTAATATTCAg GATCTATTTACAACTTTCACGATTGTATCCATCAAGGAGACTACATTAGGTGGTAATCAATGGATCAATGATGTGAATCGTTTAAAATGGGAACCCGAAACAAACGATGTTCTCCAAACGGAAGAACACTTTTCTCATCCTGTTGAAATTAAAGAAGGTGTGATAAATGTACTTTTACAACCATTTGAGATACGAACATTTATCGTTGAAATAGCACCACGGTatctataa